From the Streptomyces sp. NBC_01216 genome, the window CGGCGCCACGGGCGGACCCGACGATGGCGCGACACGTGCCGCGACCGTCCCTCCGGATCCCGCTGATGGCCCCCGCACCGCCTCTTTCGGTGCGGGGGCCATCAGTGTGTCGCGGGCCGGCGGAGCGCCCGGTTCGTGGCGGGGACGGCTCTCGGGGCGGGCGGCGGCGTGGGAGACGGCCGTGTCAGGGGGGCGGGAAGTCGCCATGGCATGCCTGAGGGCCCCCGCGCCGGTGCGGTGCACCGGCGCGGGGGCCCTCAGGGTCTGCCGCGGGTCAGCCCTGCCAGGAGTGGGAGGGGCGGAAGCCCGACTGGCGCTCCAGGCGGCGCCAGCCGGCCGTGGACCGCGCGTGGGCGGACGTCTCGGCGGGCTGGGAGGCAGCGCGGGCGAGCAGCACCGCGGTGATCGCGGCGAGCTCCTCGGGGTCGGCGTGGCCCTTCTCGACACGGAGAAGGTTGGCAGGCGTGGTCACGTCAGTGGCTCCTCTTACTGAGGCGGGTTGCCGTGCTTGCGGGACGGCAGGTCGGCGTGCTTGGTGCGGAGCATGGCGAGGGACCTGATCAGGACCTCCCGCGTCTCGGCGGGGTCGATGACGTCGTCGACCAGACCGCGCTCCGCGGCGTAGTAGGGGTGCATCAGCTCGGCCTTGTACTCCTTGACCATGCGGGCCCGCATGGCCTCGGAGTCCTCGGCCTCGGCGATCTGCTTGCGGAAGATGACGTTGGCGGCACCTTCCGCACCCATCACCGCGATTTCGTTGGTGGGCCAGGCGTACGTCAGGTCGGCGCCGATGGACTGGGAGTCCATCACGATGTAAGCACCGCCGTACGCCTTGCGCAGGATCAGCGAGATCCGGGGCACGGTCGCGTTGCAGTACGCGTACAGCAGCTTCGCGCCGTGGCGGATGATTCCACCGTGCTCCTGGTCGACCCCCGGAAGGAAGCCGGGTACGTCCAGAAGAGTGATGATGGGAATGTTGAAGGCGTCGCACATCTGAACGAAGCGGGCGGCCTTCTCGGACGCCTCGATGTCCAGCACACCGGCCAGCGACTGCGGCTGGTTGGCGACGATGCCCACGACCTGGCCGTCGAGCCGGGCCAGGGCGCAGATGATGTTGCGGGCCCAGCGCTCGTGGATCTCCAGGTAGTCGCCCTCGTCGACGAGCTCCTCGATCACCTTGCGCATGTCGTAGGGGCGGTTGCCGTCGGCCGGCACCAGGTCCAGCAGGAGGTCCCCACGACGGTCCACCGGGTCCTCGGAGGCGACGGTCGGCGGGTTCTCCCGGTTGTTCTGCGGCAGCATCGACAGGAGGTAGCGCACCTCGGCGATGCAGGTCTCCTCGTCGTCGTACGCGAAGTGCGCGACGCCGCTGGTCTCGGCGTGCACGTCGGCGCCGCCCAGACCGTTCTGGGTGATCTCCTCGCCGGTGACCGCCTTGACGACGTCCGGGCCGGTGATGAACATCTGGGAGGTCTCGCGGACCATGAACACGAAGTCCGTGAGCGCCGGACTGTAGGCCGCGCCGCCCGCACACGGGCCGAGCATCACCGAGATCTGCGGGATGACGCCCGAGGCCCGGGTGTTGCGCTGGAAGATGCCGCCGTAGCCGGCGAGCGCCGAGACACCCTCCTGGATCCGGGCTCCGGCGCCGTCGTTCAGCGAGACCAGCGGGGCGCCGGACGCGATGGCCATGTCCATGATCTTGTGGATCTTGGTGGCGTGGGCCTCGCCCAGCGCACCGCCGAAGATCCGGAAGTCGTGGGCGTAGACGAAGACCGTGCGGCCCTCGACCGTGCCCCAGCCGGTGATGACACCGTCCGTATACGGCTTCCTCGCCTCCAGGCCGAAGCCCGTGGCGCGGTGCCGGCGCAGCTGCTCGACCTCGTTGAAGGAACCAGGGTCGAGCAGCAGCTCGATGCGCTCACGAGCGGTCAGCTTGCCCTTGGCGTGCTGCGCCTCGGTCGCCCGGTCACTCGGTCCGCGCCGCGCCTCCTCGCGGAGGGCGTGCAGCTCGGCCACACGGCCACGGGCGTCGGTCGGCTCGCTCGGGATCTGGTCCACAACGGTCATGTACCGACCCTACGAAGTCGCCCCGGCAAAACCCGCCGTCGACTCCGTACAGTCTCGTGCGCCGATTCCTGGTGAGGCTGGACAGAACCCGGTCCCGACCCAGCCGAATCGACAGCCGGACCCCCCTGGCGTTTGTGGGATTCCCATACAACCGCCGCGCGGTGGTGGGTGCCCCCGGGGCCCGGGGTGACGGCCGGGTGCCCCACCGTACCGGCCTCCCGGAAGGCGGCGGCGGTCGGCCCCGGCGTGAGGAGGTCGCGGCCGAGCGGACCCGCGGGGGTGGGCGGGAAGCCCGAGACCCGAAGATGTTGAAACTTGAACAGAAAAGGTCTACAGTCAATCTCGTTGAAGGTTCAACCGAATCTTCGTGAGTGCCGCCTCCCCCCGCGCACCGTCCCCAAGGAGCACGTCATGGGCATCTTCAGCCGCAAGAACGCCACCGCCACCGCCGTCGCCACCCTCCCCGTCGGCCCGGACCTGGCCGCGCTGACCGGCGAGTACACGATCGACCCCGCCCACAGCAGCATCGGCTTCACGGTCCGGCACGCCATGGTCACCAACGTGCGCGGCACCTTCGGTGAGCACCAGGGAACGCTGCGGCTGGACGGCGCCGACCCGAGCGCCTCCCACGCCTCCGTCGATGTCACGATCGCCTCGCTCGACACCGGCATCGCCGACCGCGACGGCCACCTCAGGAGCGGCGACTTCTTCGATGTCGAGCGGTTCCCGCTGATGACCTTCCGCTCCACGCAGGCGGCGCGGGTGGGCGGCGACACCTACCGCGTCACCGGTGACCTCACCATCAAGGACGTCACCCGCCCGCTCACGATCGACCTGGAGTTCAACGGCGCGGCCACGGACGTCTACGGCAACGAGCGCGTCGGCTTCGAGGGCTCGGCCGAGATCCTCCGCTCCGACTGGGGTCTGACCTGGAACGCGGCGCTGGAGACCGGCGGCGTGATGGTCAGCGACAAGGTGAAGCTCACCTTCGACATCTCCGCGATCAAGAACGCCTCCTGAGCCCCGCCCGGCCTCCGGGAGACCCGACGGGCACCGGCCGGCGGGGGCGGGAGCCGGGGCGCACGTCACCGGCACCGGGCGAGCGGTGTCGGTGTCGGTGTCAGTGGCCTTCGCTAGCTTGCCGAGCATGGAATTCCGCATCGACAGTGCCGTGTTGACCGACGCCGTGGGCTGGGCTGCTCGCGTGCTGCCCGCGCGCTCGTCCGTCCCCGCACTCGGCGGGCTGCTCCTGGAGGCGCGGGACGACCGGCTGCGCGTCTCGGGGCTGGACCACGAGGCATCCGCGCGGGTCGACGTGGCGGCGGACGTCGCCCGGGAGGGCCGCGCCCTGGTCCTGGGGCGGCGGTTGCTCGAAATCTGCCGGGTGCTCCCCCGGGGCTCGGTGGAGTGCGCCGTCGAGGGGGCACGACTGTCAGTGGACGGCGGCGGCGCCCGGTTCGGGCTCTCGCTGCTGCCGTTGGACGACTACCCCGCGTCGCCCGCGCTGCCCGCCTTCCGGGGCCTGGTGGAAGCCGGCGCGTTCGCCGGGGCGGTCGGCCAGGTGGCGGTGGCCGCGGGCCGGGACGACGCCCTGCCGGTGCTGACCGGCATCCGGCTCGCCCTGGACGGTACGACGATGACGCTGGCCGCCACCGACCGGTACCGCTACGCGGTGCGCACCCTGGAGTGGCGGCCCGAGGGCGGCGCCCCGGAGGGCGGGGCGGCCGGGGTCACCGATGTGGTGGTGCCCGCCCGGCGCCTGACCGAGATCGCCCGCTCGCTGACCGCGAGCGGGCCGGTGCGGCTGGCCATGGACGGCGGTTCGATCGGCTTCGAGCAGGACGGCGTCCGCGCCACCACCCGCCTCCTGGACGGCCGTCTCCCCCGCCACGCCAAGCTGTTCGCCCTCGGGAAGCACGCGGTCGCCACCACCGGCCTGGAGCCGCTGACCGAGGCGGTCAAGCGGGTCGCGGTGGTCGCGGAGGGCGACAGTCCGGTACGGCTCGGCTTCACCGCCGGGACCGTCCGTCTCCAGGCGGGCCACGAGGACGACATCGCCTCCCAGTGCCTGCCCGCCACCCTGGAGGGAGCGGAGTCGCAGACGGTGGCCTTCAACCCGGCGTACCTGCTGGACGCGCTGGGCTCCTTCCATACGGACACGGTGTCCTTCCGCCTCCTCGGCCCGGGGCAGCGTGCCCTGCTCACGGCGGGCTCCGGGACCTCCCACCGCCACCTGCTGATGTCGGTCCGGGCGCCTCTGGACTGAGAGCCTGACGGCACGGCGTCAGAATCCGCCGCCGCCGTCGAAGCCGCCGCCCCCGCCGAAGTCACCGCCGCCGAACCCGCCGCCGAAGTCGCCCGACCCGAAGTCACCGGAGCCGGAGTCACCGCCGGAGAAGCCACCGCCCTGGAAGTCCCCGCCTCCGTATTCGGCGGCGTAGGACGGGGTGGCGAGCATCGACCCGAGCAGGGTTCCGGCAAGAATGCCTGGGAGCATGCCGCCGCCGAAGTAGCCGCCCGCCCACGGGCCGTAGGCCGGGCCCGCCTCCCAGTAGGGGCGGCGGGTGCCGTCGGCGTCGACGATGCGGGACACCGGGTCCCGCCCGTCGTCGAGGCGGGCCGCGTCGGCGGCGCAGACCGGGACCTCGCGGACGGCGCCACCGGGCGGGCACCAGGAGCGGTCCGTCACCGAGGGGCCGTGGCGCGGGTCGAAGAAGCAGGGTGCGCGGCGTTCGGGCAGCGGGCGCGCCTCCCGGCGGGCGGCCAGGACCGCGAGCGAGTAACGGCCGTCCTCCAGCTGCTCCGTGACCGGTCGCACCTCGTGCGGACGGGTGGCCGAACCCATCAGGGACTTGGCCTTGTCGTAGGCGTCCAGCGCTCGTTCGTAGTCGCCGCGCATGCCGTCGGTGGCGCCCGCCTCCGCCGGGTGGAAGTCGAGGCGTTCCAGTTCCTCGCCGAAGGCGGTGATGTCCTCGTCCACGACGACCCGCAGCTTGTCGAGCGCGTCGCGTTCCTCGGCCTCTCTGCGCAGCCGCTTGCGCCGGGACACCGTGTAGGCGCCGGCGCCGGCGGCGAGGACGACCGCGCCGAGGGTGATCAGTCCGCCGACCGGGACGCTGTCCGGCCCGGTTCCCGCGGTGCCCCAGGAGGCGGGTGCGGCTCCACGCAGGGCGGGAAGGGCCTGGTCGGCGAAGTTGTTCAGCTCGGTGACGGCGTCCACCCCGGGGCCGCGTACCGAGGTCACGAGGTCGTCCACGGTGCCGCGCGGCATGACCGCGCTGTCGGCGCGGGCGTCGAAGGCGTCACCGAGCCGGACGGCGTACAGCCCGGTGATCCCGGTCTCGTTGCGCAGGTCCTGGAACAGGTCCTCGGCGGGGAACCGTGCGTCGGCGGGCAGGACCGCCACGAAGAGCGGCTTGTCGGCGTCCTTGATCTTCTGGGCGAGGGCGTCGGCCTGGGCGGCGGACAGCTGGTCCGCCGCGCCTGGGTCGACGTAGACCGGGCCCTGCTTCAGCGCCGCGGCGGCGTCCTCGATCCCCGTGGTCCTGGCCCCCGCGGCGGGGGCCAGGACCAGGAGCAGCAGCAGGAGCAGTCCGCCGACGGTGGACAGCACCGGAATCCTCGTCCTCATACCACCTGCATTACCCCCAAAAGGGGGCATTGAGTCCTCTTGGTCGGGTCGCTGTACGGCCGGACCGGGCGGCGGCCGTACGTCCGGTCAGCGCGCACGGACCCGGGTGGTGAGGCCCCAGCCGTACGGGAACTCGGGGTCGTAGCCGCGGTCGCCCGCGTTCAGCGGCAGCTGCGCGGCCGACTTCGGCCAGCTCAGCGGCAGGCGGCCGGTGAAGGGCCGCCGCCCGTAGAGCACGTCGGCGACCCCGTCGCCCTCGCTGCCCGGCAGCCAGGAGGCGACCAGGGCGTCGATCCTCCCGAGCCGGTCACCGAGGAGCTGGGGGCGCCCGGAGACGACCAGGACCGCACAGCGCATCGCGGCGCACACACGGTCCACGGCCTTCTTGTCGGCCGCGGACAGCTCCAGGTCCCGGCCGTCGACGCCGACGTCTCCGACCCCCTCCGCGTACGGGGTCTCGCCGACGACGACCACGCCCACGTCGTGCCCGGCGGTCGACGCGGAGGCGTCCGCGGAGTAGGTGACCCGGGCCCCGGGATCCGCCCGGCGGATGCCCTCCAGGATGGTCGTGCCCCGCAGGGGGCGGTCGCCGGCGCCCTGCCAGCCGACGGTCCATCCGCCCGCCTGGTGGGCGAGGTCGTCGGCGTTGGATCCGGCGACGTACACCCGGCCGCCGACCGGCAGCGGCAGCGTGTCCCGGTCGTTCTTCAGCAGCACCTGGGACCGGGCGACGGCCTCACGGGCGACGGCGCGGTGCTCGGCGGAGCCGATCCCGGCGAGGTGGGTGGTGTCGGCGTACGGCTTCTCGAAGAGTCCGAGCCGGAACTTCTGCTCCAGGACACGGCCGACCGCGTCGTCGACGCGGGCGAGCGGGATGCGGCCCGCGGCTACCTCGTCGGCGACGATGCGGCCGAACTGCTTGTACGTCAACGGGGCCATGGTGACGTCGATGCCGGCGTTGACGGCGGCGCGCACGTCGGCGGCCGCGTCGCCGGGCATCTGGTCGACGGCCTCCCAGTCACTGACCACGATCCCGCGGAACCCGAGCTCCCCCTTGAGCAGCCCGCTGATCATCTCGCCGTCCGCGTGCATCTTGACCGGGCCGCCGCGCCGGCCGGCCAGCTCCAGCGAGGAGAAGGAGGGCATGACCGCTCCCGCGCCGAGCCCGACGGCCCGCCGGAACGGGGTGACGTGCACGGCCTCCAGCTCGTCCCGGTCGATCCGGGTGACGCCCTGGTCGATGGTGTACGGGGAGCGGCCGGAGCCGAAGGCGGTGCCTCCGTCGCCGACGAAGTGCTTGGCCGTGGCCAGGACCTTGTCGTTGCGGGCGAGGTCGCGGCCGTCGGCGGCACCCTGGAGCCCTCGGACGGCGACGGCCATGGACGCCACGAGTTCCGGGTCCTCCCCGAAGGACTCGTAGGTCCTCCCCCAGCGCACGTCGCGCACCACGCACACACAGGGCGCGAAGTTCCAGGTGATGCCGGTCGCGCGGGCCTCCTCCGCGGTGATCGCGGCGAGCCGCTCGACGAGGGCCGGGTCGCGGGTGGCACCGAGGCCGATGTTGTGGGGGGTGATCGTGGCACCCTTCACGAGGGCGTGGCCGTGGACTGCGTCGGCCGCCAGGAGCAGCGGGATCTGCAGCCGGGTGGCGCGGGCGTACCACTGGTAGGTGTCCGTCGCCTTCCGCCATGCCTCCGGAGGCCGCGCGGGCGATCCGTTCGCCTCGGCCTCGTAGATGACCGAGCCGAGCGCGTAGGTGGTGACGTCCTCGGCGGAGGCGAGGTAGTTGCGGCCGGCCTGGGTCATCTGACCGGCCTTCTCGGCGAGGGTCATCCTTCCCAGGAGGTCGGCCACCCGCTCCCGGACGGGGCGGCGCGGGTCGAGGTACGGCAGGTCGTGGGCGTCCACGACGACCAGGGGTGGCTCCTCGGGTGCGGCGGCACCGGTGACGTCGAGTGTGACCGGCACGGCCTCGGCGGTCTCGGCCGTCCGGTCGCGCAGGGTGGCGACCTCGATGGTGCGTACCGCCCCGGACCGGGTCCCGGCGGGGAAGGTGAGGGTCCCCGCCGCGGCCCGGTAGTCCCGCCCCGCCTGCGCGACACCCGCCCGCGGGGCGGCACCCGCCCGGACGGCCGGACCGGCGGCGGAGCGGGCCGCCGTCTTCCAGCGGACCGTCACCGGGCGCGCCAGCGGCCGGGCGGATTCGATGCCGAGGCGGATCCGGGCCGTGGCGCCTTCGGCGACGGTGGTGACCGGGGAGACGGTGAGCCGCGCGGGCCCCGGGGGGTGCGCGGGCGCCGTCGCCGCCGTCGCGGTGAGACATCCGGTGAGGACGGCGCCGGCCGCGACGGCCGCCGCCGTACCCGCCCGCGTCCCACGAAACATATGACAAGTCATATCGGACATGGTGGGGCGTACCGCCCCCGAAGGGCCGGTACGACGCGCGGCTACTCCGCCGGGTCGACCCCCACCCGCAGCAGGCCGTACGTGTACGCGTCCTCCAGCGCCTGCCAGGACGCGGCGATCACGTTCTCGCCGACGCCGACGGTCGACCAGTCGTTGTTGCCGTCGCTGGTCGTGATCAGGACGCGGGTCGTGGACTCCGTGCCGTGACGCCCCTCCAGGATGCGGACCTTGTAGTCCACCAGCTCGAACTTGGCGAGCTGCGGGTAGATCCGCTCCAGGCCGACCCGCATGGCACGGTCGAGGGCGTTGACGGGACCGTTGCCCTCGGCGGTGGCGACGATCCGCTCGCCCTTGGCCCAGAGCTTCACCGTGGCCTCGTTGGCGTGGGTGCCGTCCGGCCGGTCCTCCACGATCGCCCGCCAGGACTCCGTACGGAAGTAACGGCGCGCCCTGCCCTCGGCCTCCTCGCGGAGCAGCAGCTCGAAGGAGGCGTCCGCTGCCTCGTAGGTGTAGCCGCGGAGCTCGCGCTCCTTGACCCGCGCGACGACCCGGCCGACGAGTTCGCGGTCGCCGCCGAGGTCGACGCCGAGTTCCTTCCCCTTGAGTTCGATGGAGGCGCGTCCGGCCATGTCCGAGACGAGCATCCGCATGGTGTTGCCGACCAGCTCGGGATCGATGTGCTGGTAGAGGTCGGGGTCGACCTTGATGGCGGACGCGTGCAGTCCGGCCTTGTGGGCGAAGGCGGAGACGCCGACGTACGGCTGGTGGGTGGAGGGCGTCAGGTTGACGACCTCGGCGATGGCGTGGGAGATCCGGGTCATCTCGGCGAGCGCGCCCGGCGGCAGCACGGACTTGCCGTACTTGAGCTCCAGGGCCGCGACGACCGGGAAGAGGTTGGCGTTGCCCACTCGCTCGCCGTAGCCGTTGGCGGTGCACTGGACGTGCGTGGCGCCGGCGTCGACGGCGGCCAGGGTGTTGGCGACGGCGCAGCCGGTGTCGTCCTGGGCGTGGATGCCCAGGCGGGCGCCCGTGTCGGCGAGGACGGTGGCGACGACGGCCTGGATCTGGGCGGGCAGCATGCCGCCGTTGGTGTCGCAGAGGATGACGACCTCGGCGCCGGCCTCGTGGGCGGCGCTGACGACCGCCTTGGCGTACACCGGGTCGGCCTTGTAGCCGTCGAAGAAGTGCTCGCAGTCGACGAAGACCCGGCGGCCCTGGGAGCGCAGGTGGGCGACGGTGTCGCGGACCATCTCCAGGTTCTCGTCCAAGGTGGTGCGCAGGGCGAGTTCGACATGCCGGTCGTGCGCCTTGGCGACGAGCGTGATCACCGGGGCGCCGGAGTCGAGCAGCGCCTTGACCTGCGGGTCGTCGGCGGCGCGGCCTCCGGCCCGGCGGGTGGCGCCGAAGGCGACGAGCCGCGCGTGCCGGAAGTCGATCTCCTGCCGGGCGCGGGCGAAGAACTCCGTGTCACGCGGGTTGGCTCCGGGCCAGCCGCCCTCGATGAAGCCCACGCCGAACTCGTCGAGGTGCCGCGCGATGGTCAGCTTGTCCGCGACGGTGAGGTTGATGCCCTCACGCTGCGCCCCGTCGCGCAGCGTCGTGTCGAAGACGTGGAAGCTGTCGTCGGGACGCGGGCTCGCGTCGGTCTCCGTGGTCATGACTCTGATGGCTCCTGTCGGATGTGGCTCCGGAAGGTATGGATCCACTTGCCCCCATTTTCACGCGCCGCCCGCCTCCGGCCTCGGTGGGGCCGGAAAACGAAAAAACCCCTCGCGGGTGCGAGAGGTCTGCGCGCGGGTCTGGGGCACGGTGTCCACTGCCGCGGGGGATCGAGCCACGGGTCAGTGGTCACTGCGGACCGGCGCGCTGCTGCCGATAATCATGGTGGGAGCAGACACGCCCGCAGTCTCCCATACGGCCGCGGTCCGCGGGACACGGATCTCACGATGCGGGCAGGTCCCGGTCGCGGGCGGACTGCCCGGCCCGCCGCCGTGTGCGGTCGTCAGGGGCGCGCCAGCAGGCTCTGCTCGACGAACTCCCTCACGTGCTCCAGGACCTGTTCGCGCCCGGTGCCGGGGAGGCCGACCGCGACGTGGACGCTGAATCCGTCGAGCAGGGCGCGCATCCGGGCGGCGAACCGGTCCGGATCGACGGCCCGGAACTCGCCGCGCGAGATGCCCTCGGCGAGCAGGGCGACCAGATCACGGTGCCAGGCCCCCTCGATGGCGGCCTGCCGGACGCGGGCGTCGGCGTCGGCGTTCTGGGACCGGTTCCAGACCTCGAGCCAGAGAGTCCAGTGCGGATCGCGCGGGCCGTCGGGCAGGTAGACGTCGACGTATCCGGCGAGCCGCTCGCGGGCGGTGCCGGGCCGGGACAGCAGTGCGCTGCGTTCGGCGCCCAGGCGGCCCTCGCTCCACTCCAGGGTCTGCAGCAGCAGCTCGTCCTTGGTGCGGAAGTAGTACAGCAGGTGCCCGCTGCTCATGCCGACCTCACGTCCGAGCCCGGCCATGGTCAGCCCGTCGAGTCCGCGCGCCGCGATGGTGTCCATGGCGGCGGCGAGGACGTCCTCGCGGGGCGGGGCGGACTGGTTGCGGCGGCGGGGGCCGGCGGGCGGGCTGCTGCTGTTCACTCGTACGTTCTACCGCATGGTCCCGGCGGGTCCGCGGCCGAAGCCGGCGTTCCGGCGGACGCGGGACTGCCGCGTCCGCCGGTCCGCACCGGTGGACGGGCGGGCGCTCAGGGCCTGGGCTGCTGCTGCGTGATGCAGTGGATGCCGCCGCCGCCCGCGAAGATCGCGCGCGCGTCCACCAGGGTCACGGTCCGCTCGGGGAAGAGCCGTCGGAAGACGCCCGCCGCGATCTCGTCGTTCGGGTCGTCGAATCCACAGAGCACCACGCCCCCGTTGCAGAGGTAATGGTTGATGTACGAGTAGTCGACCCAGTCACCCTCCTCGTCCCTGAGGACGGTGGGGGCGGGGACCTCCACGACCTCCAGGGCGCGGCCCTTGGCGTCCGTCTGGCGGCGCAGGAGTTCGACGTACGCGCGGGAGCGCTCGTGGTCGGGGTGGGCCGGGTTCCGCTGGCTGTGGACGACCACCACTCCCGGCCCGGCGAAGGCGGCGACGATGTCCACGTGGCCCTGGGTGCCGTACAGGCCGTAGTCGCCCGCCAGGCCGTGCGGGAGCCAGATGGCCTTGGTGGTGCCGAGCCGGGCGTGGATCTCGGCCTCGACCTCCTCGCGGGTCCACTCGGGATTGCGGCCGGGGCCGAGCTGGACGGTGTCGGTGAGCAGGACCGTGCCCTCGCCGTCGACGTGGACGGCACCGCCCTCGTTCACGAGGGTGCTGGCGTGGACCGGGACACCGGCGAGGTCGGCGACGTGACGGGCGATCTTGGAGTCGTGCTCCCAGCGGGCCCAGTCCTGGCCGCCCCAGCCGTTGAACACCCAGTCGACGGCGGCGAGTCCGGAGCCGTCGGTGACGAACGTGGGGCCGATGTCCCGCATCCAGGCGTCGTCGAGTTCGCGTTCCACGAGGTCGACGTCCGGCCCGAGCAGGGCACGCGCGGAGTCCGTTCCGCCGGGCCCGACGACCATCGTCACCGGCTCGAAGCGCCGCACGGCGCGGGCCACCGCTGCCCACGCGGCACGCGCCCGCGCCAGTTCCTCCTCGTCGGTGAAGGTCGGGTTGGGGCCGGGCCAGGCCATCCAGGTGCGCTCGTGGGGGGCCCACTCGGGCGGCATGCGGAACGTCATGGTCGGGTCCTAGAGGAAGTAGAGGCGGTTGAGGGAGACGGAGTCGGCCGGTTCGGAGCGGACCGGCGCGCCGTCCAGGGAGACGAGACCGGTCCGGCCGTCGACGCCCACCTCGCCGATGCGGGAGTTCAGCAGCAGGTCGGCGGGGCCGATGCCCCGGGTGCCGCGGACGGCGACCCGGCGACGGCGGGTGGTCATCGCGTCCGAGCCCAGGTCGACGGCGGCCTGCGCGACGAAGGCGACCGAGAGGTCGGCCGGTGTCGCCCCGTGGGCGCCGAACAGCGGCCCGAGGACGAGGGGTTCGCAGGTGTCCGTGGCGGCGTTCGGGTCGCCCACCACCCCGTGCGCCGGGAATCCCGACTTCAGCACGAGCTGGGGCTTGGCGCCGAAGAACCGCGGTCGCCAGAGGACGAGGTCGGCCATCTTGCCGACCTCGATGGACCCGATCTCGTGCGCGAGGCCGTGGGCGATGGCCGGGTTGATGGTGAGCTTGGCGATGTAGCGCAGGACGCGCGCGTTGTCGTCGTGCGCGCCGTCGCCTTCCAGCGGGCCCAGCTCGGCCTTCATCTTCCCGGCCATGGCGAAGGTCCGGCGTACGGTCTCGCCGGCCCTTCCCATGCCCTGGGCGTCGGACGAGGTGATGCCGATCGCGCCCAGGTCGTGCAGGACGTCCTCCGCTCCCATCGTCCCCGCCCGGATCCGGTCGCGTGCCATCGCGGCGTCGCCGGGCAGGTCGGTCTTGAGGTCGTGGACGGACACGATCATCCCGTAGTGCTCGGCGACGGCGTCGCGGCCGAAGGGGAGCGTGGGGTTGGTCGAGGAGCCGATGACGTTCGGTACGCCCGCCATCTTGAGGACGTTGGGCACGTGCCCGCCTCCGCAGCCCTCGATGTGGAAGGCGTGGATGGTGCGGCCGTCCAGGACGCGGAGGGTGTCCTCCACCGAGAGGCACTCGTTCAGGCCGTCGGAGTGGAGGGCGACCTGGACGTCGTGCTCCTCGGCGACCCGCAGCGCGGTGTCCAGGGCGCGGGTGTGGGCGCCCATGTCCTCGTGGACCTTGAAGCCGGAGGCGCCGCCCTCCGCGAGCGCCTCCACCAGCGGAGCCGGGTCGGAGGACGAACCGCGGGCCAGGAAGCCGATGTTGACCGGCCAGGCGTCGAAGGCGTTGAACGCGTGCCGGAGCGCCCAGGGAGAGTTGACCCCGACGCCCCAGACGGGGCCGAACTCCTGGCCGATGATC encodes:
- a CDS encoding urease subunit alpha, giving the protein MDPYAYASVHGPRAGDRIVLGDSGLVVRVESDSQRPGDEFLAGFGKTARDGLHLKAAAVRETCDVVISNVLVIDAVLGIRKVSIGIREGRIHAIGRAGNPDTLDGVDVVVGTGTSIVSGEGLIATAGAVDTHVHLLSPRIMEASLASGVTTIIGQEFGPVWGVGVNSPWALRHAFNAFDAWPVNIGFLARGSSSDPAPLVEALAEGGASGFKVHEDMGAHTRALDTALRVAEEHDVQVALHSDGLNECLSVEDTLRVLDGRTIHAFHIEGCGGGHVPNVLKMAGVPNVIGSSTNPTLPFGRDAVAEHYGMIVSVHDLKTDLPGDAAMARDRIRAGTMGAEDVLHDLGAIGITSSDAQGMGRAGETVRRTFAMAGKMKAELGPLEGDGAHDDNARVLRYIAKLTINPAIAHGLAHEIGSIEVGKMADLVLWRPRFFGAKPQLVLKSGFPAHGVVGDPNAATDTCEPLVLGPLFGAHGATPADLSVAFVAQAAVDLGSDAMTTRRRRVAVRGTRGIGPADLLLNSRIGEVGVDGRTGLVSLDGAPVRSEPADSVSLNRLYFL